The genomic DNA GGCCGTCACCGCGTATGGCGCGGATATCGGCCACACGATTTTCTACGCGCTGATCGTCGGCATCCCGACGGCGGCCCTTGCCGGTCCGCTGTTTTCGAAGCTGATTGCGCGCTTCGTCGTGCTGGAAGGCGTGAATCCGATGGCGCAGCAGTTCATCGAGCAGGATGCGAAGCGCGCCGGTCAGGCGTTGCCGGGCTTCGGCATCACGCTGTTGACGGTGCTGTTGCCGGTGTTGCTGATGCTGGTCGGCAGTTGGGCCGATCTGATCGTGCCCGCGAAGACCACGGCCAACGCCGTGCTGCATCTGATCGGCCATCCCGACATGGCGCTGCTGCTTGCCGTGCTGCTGAGCTTCTATACGTTCGGCACGACGCGCGGCTTCGGGCGCGAGCAGATCCTGAAGTTCACCAACGAGTGTCTTGCGCCGACCGCGAGCATCACGCTGGTAGTGGGCGCGGGTGCGGGCTTCGGGCGCATCCTGATCGACAGCGGCGCATCGAAGGCGATCGTCGATGTCGCGACGGGCGCGCATGTGCCGCTGTTGATCCTTGCGTGGCTGGTGGCAGCGCTGATTCGCGTCGCAACGGGTTCGGCGACGGTCGCAATGGCGACGGCAGCGGGCATCATCGCGCCGATCGCGGCAGCGGCTGCATCGACGGCGACGGGCGTGCGCCCCGAGTTGCTGGTGCTGGCAACGGGCGCGGGCTCGCTGATCCTGTCGCACGTCAACGACGGCGGCTTCTGGCTCGTGAAGGAGTACTTCGGCATGAGCGTGCCGCAGACCTTCAAGACGTGGACGGTTTGCGAAACGATCATCTCCGTCACGGCGTTGCTATTGACGTTGGGCGTCGCGGCTGTGGTGTGAGTTTCGCCGGGTGACGGCTGTCACCCGGATGGCATGAGCCGCCGGGGCTGGCGAGCGCGTGCTTGCCAGCCTCAGATAGACAACCTGCTTCACGCTTCCCCTCACGTTTCGCCGGCTTTTGCGCTGTCGCGCACGCCCAAGCGGCCCAGCGCGCTATGCCAGGATAGGAAGGCTTGCAAATAGGTTTCCGCGCCTCTTCACGCAGCAGGCCGCGCGCCCGTCACGAAGTACGCGTGAATCCCATGCGCGAAGCGGTTGAGTTGGGTTGCAAGCCCATGGTTGGCACGCGCCAGCGCGTTGTAGCCGAGCACGGCGGGAATCGCGACGAACAGCCCGAACGCCGTCATGATCAGCGACTCGCCGACGGGGCCCGCGACGTGATCGATACTCGCCTGTCCCGTATGTCCAATGACGATCAGCGCGTGATAGATACCCCAGACCGTGCCGAACAGGCCGACGAAGGGCGCCGTGCTGCCGATCGACGCGAGTATCGTCAGACCGGCCTGCAGATGCGTGATGATGTCGTCCATCGTGTCTTTCAGGCAGCGCGTGACCCAGTCGGAGATGTCCATCGAATGTTGCAGGTTCGACTGTGTGACGTGGTGATGCTCGACGGCTTCCTTGCCCGACAGTGCCAGCGCGAGCAGCACATTGCCCGAGTACGGTGAACCGTCGTTACCGAGTTGGTGCAAGCCTGCTTCGAGATTGCCGGCGTGCCAGAACGCTTGTTCCGTCGTGCGTGCGATGCGTCTGAGCCGCATCACGTTCCAGAGCTTGAGCACGATGACGGCCCACGAGAGCAACGACATCAGCAACAACGCGATGAGAATGGCGCGGGTCACGAAATCGCCTTGCTGCCAGACGTTTTCCAAGCCGTAGTGCTGCATGCCTGTTCTCCGTGATTGCGCTGTTGCGGGCTATATCGTAGCGCGAAAGACGCGAGTACTCAGCGCAGGCGCTGTGAGGTTCGACTGCTGCGGTCGTCGATAGGCAGGGGGAGGCGCAATGAAGGAAAGGCCGGCGTTATTCAGCCAGCCTGCAGGGAAAGACGCGCTGCGCGCATCAATGCATGTAAGCGACGCGCCTCGGTCGCGAGCGGACCACGATGCCCGCATTCAACAGATTCAGCGCGAACCAGCGCATGACTTTGAGCGTGTGTCCGACGGACGCGGACGGAAGCCATTGGTTCAACAGATCGGTTGCCGCGGACGAGTCCGTCGATTGCAGATAAGCCAGCGTCTGCAGCAGTGACGCCTCGTCGCTGGCGATGTCCGATGCGCAGCGGCAACGCGTGTCCAGCGGCCGATGAGAAGCGTGCAGCAGCGCGTGCATCATCATGTCGAAGCAGTCGATGCCCGCGAGCGCCAGCCCCGCGTCGCCGAGCACGTCGCGCCAGTGCTGCCCCTGGCGCACAGCGTCGCAGCGCGGCCGGAACCACGTGCGAACGGCGTTCAATACCAGTTGCTCGCTCGCATCGGGATAGTGCGAGAGGGCGTCCTCGCTGAGCGAAGCTTCACGCAAGGCAAAGGCCGGATAGTTCATCGTATCCTCGACAGAATCATGGCTGCGCGGATCAGGCGCGGGCAGCGTCACACTGAATGGGTTGCCATTCGCGGACATAGGCATCGCTGGAAGGCCGGCGCGTCAGCTGTCCTTCCTTCTCCTTCTGCGGCGTCCCGACGAACAGAAAGCCAAGCAGACGTTCGGACGCGTCGAGTCCCAGCGCGCGATGCATGGCCGGCTCATAGGTATCGATTCCCGTCGCCCAGAAGCCGCCGTAGCCGTACAGATGAATGGCATTGAGCATGTTCATCGCGGCGGCTCCGACGCACAGCAGTTGCTCCAGTTCCGGCACCGACGAAGACCGGTCGACGGCAGCGACTAGCGCGATGATCAGCGGCGCCGCCATCGCGCGCTGCCGACGATGCTCGTGAGCGCCGCGAGGCTCGTCCGATGCGCGTGCGGCGGCGAGATCGACCAGCACGTCGCCGAATGCGTGGCGTGCTTCATCTCGAATGGTGATGAAGCGCCACGGACGGAGACGGCCATGATCCGGCGCGCGCATCGCGGCATCGAAGATGTGTTGCAGTTGCTGTTGGGTGGGCGCGGGTGCCGATAGCGGCCAGTGCGATCGGCGCGACAGCAGTAGGTCGATCGCGGTTTGCGCAGTGTGATCGGCGCGGTCGGCTATCAGAGTTGAAGTCATGTGGCGGGCTCGTTGGTGCAGTGTCTTCGATAGGCACCATGATGCTACTGTTTCGTTCTAAATGCAAACGATTCGCATTTAGAAAATGTGTTGGGGCGAGCAAGCGCAGATACATTTCGACACCTCGACGAAATATGGAAGACAAGTTCGGCCCTTCTAATGGCGTCGAGCGTCGGGACATTCGCTGCAACGTCGAAGTCACCGATGCACGTCGGCGCAGGGAATAGCCGACGCGGCAAGGTGTTATCGACATATAGCGTCTCTTGATGGTTCTGCACATCAGGCGCGCGTTGACCGACGGTTTCGAAAGTTAGAGGGCTAAATGAAAGTTGCAGTGATGGGCGCTGGCGCAGTGGGCTGTTTCTACGGCGGCATGCTTGCCAGAGCCGGGCATAAAGTGACGTTGATCGGAAGGCAGAATCATGTTTCAGCCATCAGGCGAGACGGACTGCGGCTCGAGTCGCTCTCGTTCGATGAGTTCATAGAGATAACGGCATGCACGGACGCTTCGGGCGTGGTAAGCGCAGATGCAATCCTGCTTTGCGTGAAGTCGCCCGATACGGAAGCCGCAGTGCTTGCGATGAAGCAGTACCTCTCGGAGTCTGCCGTTATCGTCACGCTGCAAAACGGCGTCGATAACGCTGAAAGAGTACGCGCCCTTGTCGAGCGCGAAGTATTGGCTGCCGTGGTCTACGTCGGAAGCGAGATGGGCGGACCCGGCCACGTCCGGCACCACGGAAGAGGCGAACTGATCATCGAGCCAGGCACGTCCAGCGAGCGTCTGGCTCGAATCCTGAATGACGCAGGGATATCGACTTCGGTATCCGCGAATGTGCGCGGTGCGCTTTGGGAAAAGCTGGTGTTGAACTGTGCGTACAACGCGATTTCGGCGCTCGTTCAATTGCCTTTCGGCGACCTGTGTCAGCGGGGCGGGACGGCCGTGAACAGGGCAATGCGCGATATCGTGGCGGAATGCATCGCGGTGGCGAGCGCGGACGGTGTGAACATCTCCGGGGACGTCGACGAGACGGTAGCCAGGATCATGGCCACGATTCCTGCGGGGCAATATTCATCGACGGCACATGACGTGGCGACGCACCGGCCCAGCGAAATCGACCATCTGAATGGACATATTGTGGGCCGCGGCGTAGCGCTCGGCATCGCCACACCCGTCAATCATCTTTTGACGATGATGGTGCGGGTTCTCGACCATCAACGGGCTGATCAACGTTCGACGAAAGCGGCTTCGGCGGATGGAGTGCTGATTTGATGCCGGCATTTCCAGGCAACCAACCGATGCCGCGGAGCGACACCCGTCCGTAACCGCCTCATACCGCGTTTTCACGCTCCATTCGCTGATCGTCAGCGCCGCGATGCACCGTCTCTTTCAGATACCGCGCAAGCTCGGCATTAGTCACGAAGCTCGCAGCTGAAGAGGCCGCGAGAATATCCCCGGCTTCTTGCGGTTTCGCGATGCCGAAGCCCTGCACATAGTCGACGCCCAGTTCCTCCAGCGCGCGCAAGGTCTGGAAGTCTTCGACCCACTCGGCGATGCTGCGCATGCCCAGATTGCGCGCGAGATTGATGATCGCCTCGACGATCGCGATATCGGCGGGATGGTTGCACATGGTGCGCACGAACTCGCCATCGATCTTCAATGCATCGGCCGACAGCTTCTTCAGGTAGCGCAACGATGTCTGACCCGCGCCGAAATCGTCGATGGCGATCTTTGCACCCATGTCGTGTACGCGCGCGATGAAGCGCTCCGTATGTTCGAGATCGTGCAGCGCGACGCTTTCGGTAATTTCGATGCACAGGTAATGGACGATGTCAGCGTGACGCGAGAACAGCGCGAACAGCTCGTCGAGGAAGTGTTCGTCGTTCAGCGACCCCCCGCTCAGGTTCACGCACACGAAACGAGTGGTGGCGAGCGACGCGCGGTTCTCGCTGAGCCATGCGAGTGTCGTGGTGAGCACCCAGCGGTCGATCTCCACGATCGTGCCGGAGTCCTCGGCAGCGGCGATCAGCTTGGCGGCCGTCGCCACCGCCCCGTCCGGCGTGCGCATGCGCAGCAGTATCTCGAAGTCGAGCGATTCTGTCGGTGTGTGCATCGACATGATCGGTTGCATCACTAGGAACAGCCCGTCGGGCAGGCGGCTTTGTCCCAGCGCCTCGATCAGCGTGATCTCGGCGGCGCGCTCCTCGAACGCCGGCGCGCCCTTGCGCAGTGCCACGAGCCGCGCATTGCCGCCGCGTTTCGCGGCGCGGCACGCACGGTCGGCATAGGCGAGGGCGTCCAGCGCGCGTTCGCCTTGCGAGCACTCGACGACGCCGATCGATCCCCTGACCTGGAACGCCCGCGTGTCGACATGGAACGGCGCGGCGTTCAACGCCGTAACGAGTTCGCGACAGCGCACGATGGCGTCGTCGATCGGCATGTTCGCGAGCACGCACACGAACTCGTCACCGCCGATACGCCCGATCGGAATATGGGCGCCGAGACGCTCGACGAGGCGCGCCGCGACATGCCGCAGTATTTCGTCGCCGGTTCCGTGGCCGAACAGGTCGTTGAACACCTTGAAGCGGTCGAGATCGAGATACGCGAGTGCCCACGGGGCGCTTTCGCCGCATTGCCGGTCGATTGCATGCTCGATGCCGCGACGGTTCAACAGACCGGTGAGGGGATCATGCTCCGCCAGGAAATGTAGCCGCTCGACCGCTTTCGAGCGGTCCGTCACGTCCTCAAGCGAGCCTTCGATAAAGCCGTTTGCACGGATCGCCCGCAGCGAGTAGCGCCGCGACTCTGTCTTCGTGCCGGTAGAGCCGTCGATTTCGATCGACGCCGAATCGTCGCGCTCCAGCAGTTCACCCAGGGCGCGCTCGGCGCCCGGGGCGAAATAATCGGCCCAGCGGCGCGTGCCGTCCTGTTCATCGTTCAGGCCGAGCATCGAGTGCAGCGCCGGATTGGCGCGGACGAAGCAGCTTTCGCCGTTCAGCGTGAAAAGGCCGATCGGCGTGACGTCATAGGTGTTGCGCAGTTCGACCTGCATCTGCCGGCGGCGCTCGCGTTCTTCGCGCATCCGTTCCGCAATCGCGAACGCACACAGCATGCTCGACGACAGCGCCGTCACGACGGGGCTATGCGTTCCCGCCAGCGCTTTGACGCCGAACGCGGCGGCCAGCACTTCCGACAGCGTCGCGACCAGCACGATGGCCATTGACGCGACATACCAGAGGACGGTGCGCGAGCGCGCCTTGATGAACAGCTGTACGAGGAAGTAGGTCAGCACCAGGATGCAGAAACTGGCGGTTGCCCACAGCACGGGAATGAAGTGCGCGTAACTCAGCAAGAACGCGGCGGCCATCAGCACGCAGCCGCCATACCGCACGGCCTGCAGGCTCCAGCGCAGACCGATTGCTTTCAGCTCGCGGCGAAACAGCTCCACGAACAGTGTCGTGGTCAGGACGTAATAGGCCGCGAACGTGAATTCCCGCAGAAACTCGATATGGTCAGGCGGGATAATCCGGCCCAGCCATTCGGTGTCGAAGCCCATCGCATTGGCGCTCAACCGCAGGTTGCCGACCAGCCAGGCGGCAAAAATGACGTAAGTCCATTCGCGATTGATGATTGCCGTCACGAACACGAAGATGGCGAGCGTCAGCAGGCCGCCCGTGATCAGCGCTGCGCTCTGGTAGAAATCGAGTGTTGTTTCCTCGAGCTTGTCGAGGCTCGATGCCGAGGCGCTGATATAGGCGGGTCCCGAGAACGTGCCCCGGCACAGGATCTGTGCATCGGGCGTGTGCCCGTCGAGCTTCAGCGCAAAGCCGGCCTTGTTGTCGCGCATCGCGCCGCTCGTGCCGTGGCGGTCGCCCGCGCCGAGCAGCGTGAGGACGGGGCCCGTCCGCCAGCAGGAAATCGTTTGCGCGTGCCGGGAAGGAAGATCGACGAACGTGGCGTCCCCGCTCTCCATGGCAGGCGCGGTGAGCATGAACCAGAACGGCGTTTCCGCCAGATGGGTACTGAAGCGGGCGGTGTGCGCGCCATTGCCATTGCGCAGGCGTTCGATGGCGGCGGCGGGCGACAGCGTCGCCGACGGATCCGCAATCACCGAAAAGCTGAGTGGAACCGTCCCCGTGGTGTCGAACTGGCGGGGCCCCCAGAGCAGGACTGCAACGGTGCCAAGCGCAATCACAAATGGCGCTACATAGACGGAGAAGCGCAGGAAAGCCCAGCCGGTCAGTCGGTCCCGAAACGCCCACTTAACGCTTGTCATCTGCTGCATTTCCCCAGTGACTTCATTCCCGTTTTCATTGCAATCTGCGACGGCTGGCGGCGAAAGCACGACTGCGCCGACGCCCCCATCTTTTGTCCGCCCGAATTGCTTCGGGCGGACACCTTACCTCAACTGCCTTACGCTTCGCTCAACGACCTCAGATAATCCGAGGCGCTGTCCGGCAACCTGCCGCGC from Paraburkholderia terrae includes the following:
- a CDS encoding gluconate:H+ symporter, which gives rise to MATVTGSLLLVYALIAIVALVVLIARFKLNPFITLMVVSVALALAVGMPMTSILKSFETGVGGTLGHIAIVVGLGTMLGKMMAESGGAERIARTLIDLFGPKNVHWAMMCIAFLVGLPVFFEVGFVLLIPIAFNVAQRTGTSMIRVGIPMVAGLSVVHGLIPPHPAALLAVTAYGADIGHTIFYALIVGIPTAALAGPLFSKLIARFVVLEGVNPMAQQFIEQDAKRAGQALPGFGITLLTVLLPVLLMLVGSWADLIVPAKTTANAVLHLIGHPDMALLLAVLLSFYTFGTTRGFGREQILKFTNECLAPTASITLVVGAGAGFGRILIDSGASKAIVDVATGAHVPLLILAWLVAALIRVATGSATVAMATAAGIIAPIAAAAASTATGVRPELLVLATGAGSLILSHVNDGGFWLVKEYFGMSVPQTFKTWTVCETIISVTALLLTLGVAAVV
- a CDS encoding MotA/TolQ/ExbB proton channel family protein, which gives rise to MQHYGLENVWQQGDFVTRAILIALLLMSLLSWAVIVLKLWNVMRLRRIARTTEQAFWHAGNLEAGLHQLGNDGSPYSGNVLLALALSGKEAVEHHHVTQSNLQHSMDISDWVTRCLKDTMDDIITHLQAGLTILASIGSTAPFVGLFGTVWGIYHALIVIGHTGQASIDHVAGPVGESLIMTAFGLFVAIPAVLGYNALARANHGLATQLNRFAHGIHAYFVTGARPAA
- a CDS encoding nitroreductase family protein, encoding MTSTLIADRADHTAQTAIDLLLSRRSHWPLSAPAPTQQQLQHIFDAAMRAPDHGRLRPWRFITIRDEARHAFGDVLVDLAAARASDEPRGAHEHRRQRAMAAPLIIALVAAVDRSSSVPELEQLLCVGAAAMNMLNAIHLYGYGGFWATGIDTYEPAMHRALGLDASERLLGFLFVGTPQKEKEGQLTRRPSSDAYVREWQPIQCDAARA
- a CDS encoding ketopantoate reductase family protein, whose protein sequence is MKVAVMGAGAVGCFYGGMLARAGHKVTLIGRQNHVSAIRRDGLRLESLSFDEFIEITACTDASGVVSADAILLCVKSPDTEAAVLAMKQYLSESAVIVTLQNGVDNAERVRALVEREVLAAVVYVGSEMGGPGHVRHHGRGELIIEPGTSSERLARILNDAGISTSVSANVRGALWEKLVLNCAYNAISALVQLPFGDLCQRGGTAVNRAMRDIVAECIAVASADGVNISGDVDETVARIMATIPAGQYSSTAHDVATHRPSEIDHLNGHIVGRGVALGIATPVNHLLTMMVRVLDHQRADQRSTKAASADGVLI
- a CDS encoding putative bifunctional diguanylate cyclase/phosphodiesterase, encoding MTSVKWAFRDRLTGWAFLRFSVYVAPFVIALGTVAVLLWGPRQFDTTGTVPLSFSVIADPSATLSPAAAIERLRNGNGAHTARFSTHLAETPFWFMLTAPAMESGDATFVDLPSRHAQTISCWRTGPVLTLLGAGDRHGTSGAMRDNKAGFALKLDGHTPDAQILCRGTFSGPAYISASASSLDKLEETTLDFYQSAALITGGLLTLAIFVFVTAIINREWTYVIFAAWLVGNLRLSANAMGFDTEWLGRIIPPDHIEFLREFTFAAYYVLTTTLFVELFRRELKAIGLRWSLQAVRYGGCVLMAAAFLLSYAHFIPVLWATASFCILVLTYFLVQLFIKARSRTVLWYVASMAIVLVATLSEVLAAAFGVKALAGTHSPVVTALSSSMLCAFAIAERMREERERRRQMQVELRNTYDVTPIGLFTLNGESCFVRANPALHSMLGLNDEQDGTRRWADYFAPGAERALGELLERDDSASIEIDGSTGTKTESRRYSLRAIRANGFIEGSLEDVTDRSKAVERLHFLAEHDPLTGLLNRRGIEHAIDRQCGESAPWALAYLDLDRFKVFNDLFGHGTGDEILRHVAARLVERLGAHIPIGRIGGDEFVCVLANMPIDDAIVRCRELVTALNAAPFHVDTRAFQVRGSIGVVECSQGERALDALAYADRACRAAKRGGNARLVALRKGAPAFEERAAEITLIEALGQSRLPDGLFLVMQPIMSMHTPTESLDFEILLRMRTPDGAVATAAKLIAAAEDSGTIVEIDRWVLTTTLAWLSENRASLATTRFVCVNLSGGSLNDEHFLDELFALFSRHADIVHYLCIEITESVALHDLEHTERFIARVHDMGAKIAIDDFGAGQTSLRYLKKLSADALKIDGEFVRTMCNHPADIAIVEAIINLARNLGMRSIAEWVEDFQTLRALEELGVDYVQGFGIAKPQEAGDILAASSAASFVTNAELARYLKETVHRGADDQRMERENAV